One window from the genome of Candidatus Tanganyikabacteria bacterium encodes:
- the nth gene encoding endonuclease III, which yields MESASAKRARARAILDALARTYPEARTALEFGSTFQLLVAVILSAQCTDKRVNQVTAELFGRYRTPSDFARLEPDELEPLVRACGLGPSKARNIVATSRLLQDRHEGEVPGSLAELLALPGVGRKTANVMLANAFDTAAIAVDTHVFRVAHRLGLSDSPNPEGTERDLQTVIPRERWAPAHHWLIWHGREVCHARKPACSRCPVLEHCPTGRDLEGLPPLRGARAWHGAKAARA from the coding sequence TTGGAGAGCGCTAGCGCGAAGCGGGCGCGGGCCCGGGCCATCCTGGATGCCCTCGCCAGGACCTATCCCGAGGCGCGCACGGCCCTGGAGTTCGGTTCGACGTTCCAGCTGCTGGTAGCCGTCATCCTGTCGGCGCAGTGCACCGACAAGCGGGTCAACCAGGTCACCGCCGAACTCTTCGGGAGATACCGTACGCCTTCGGACTTCGCTCGCCTGGAGCCCGACGAACTCGAACCGCTCGTCCGGGCTTGCGGCCTCGGCCCGTCGAAGGCCCGCAACATCGTGGCGACCAGCCGATTGCTTCAGGACCGGCACGAAGGGGAAGTACCCGGCTCGCTCGCCGAGTTGCTGGCCCTGCCCGGAGTGGGGCGCAAGACCGCCAACGTGATGCTCGCCAACGCGTTCGACACGGCGGCGATCGCCGTGGACACCCACGTCTTCCGGGTCGCCCACCGACTCGGCCTCTCGGACAGCCCGAATCCGGAAGGCACCGAGCGCGACCTGCAAACCGTCATCCCGCGGGAGCGGTGGGCGCCCGCCCACCACTGGCTGATCTGGCACGGGCGGGAAGTCTGCCATGCGCGCAAGCCGGCCTGCTCCCGCTGCCCGGTGCTGGAGCACTGCCCGACCGGCCGCGATCTGGAGGGCCTCCCGCCGCTCCGGGGCGCAAGGGCCTGGCACGGCGCTAAGGCCGCCAGGGCGTGA